From a region of the Helianthus annuus cultivar XRQ/B chromosome 5, HanXRQr2.0-SUNRISE, whole genome shotgun sequence genome:
- the LOC110939021 gene encoding uncharacterized protein LOC110939021, with protein MIFVGVWMPRKLVVGLRKFKGNFYGSRCKNELKTSFWVASTREKYISIGVPLYQAAIRGDWKAAESILKRNGDLIRFAITENEETLLHVEASAESTKGVEDFVINLVNLMEKKDLELQNRSYNTALNLAAMAGNEKAARIMVEKHPTLMDIPGKRGEMPLYMAALYGKPAMVRYLYGISNKMSGDFWSHESRGWVLQRCVEAGIFDVALKIVNDRPELILKRVLLNKVLLALAETREAFDLMDGSIVSKINSIFEVLHKKVWRVEDKHYALEFLRVIWGRIARMPRSVIDEILKGPHILKEDTLIKVYPYRVLFHAAKVGNTKFIVELIRLYPDLIWKTDDKRKTIFHLAVKRRHIEIYKLLYEIGAMKDLITPIKDIKDNNMLHMVAKSCKPNRLQDVPGPALQMQRELLWFKEIEQMIDPT; from the exons ATGATATTCGTGGGAGTATGGATGCCAAGAAAGCTTGTAGTGGGGCTACGAAAATTCAAAG GCAATTTCTACGGTTCCAGATGCAAAAATGAATTGAAGACGTCATTTTGGGTTGCAA GTACTAGAGAAAAGTACATAAGTATTGGTGTTCCACTTTACCAAGCGGCAATCAGAGGAGATTGGAAGGCTGCTGAATCCATCCTTAAAAGAAACGGAGATCTGATACGTTTTGCAATCACTGAAAACGAGGAAACGCTGCTTCATGTTGAAGCATCAGCAGAAAGCACCAAGGGTGTGGAAGATTTTGTGATAAATCTCGTAAatttgatggagaaaaaggatctGGAGTTACAGAATAGAAGCTACAATACTGCCCTGAATTTAGCAGCAATGGCGGGTAATGAAAAAGCCGCGAGGATAATGGTGGAAAAGCATCCTACATTGATGGATATCCCTGGTAAGAGGGGAGAGATGCCACTCTACATGGCTGCTTTATATGGAAAGCCTGCCATGGTGAGGTATCTTTATGGTATCTCTAACAAAATGTCGGGCGATTTTTGGTCACATGAGAGTCGGGGATGGGTCCTACAAAGATGTGTTGAAGCTGGAATCTTCG ATGTTGCTCTGAAGATAGTGAATGATCGCCCAGAACTCATTCTCAAAAGGGTATTGCTTAATAAAGTTTTATTAGCTTTGGCTGAGACGAGAGAGGCATTTGATTTGATGGATGGAAGTATTGTATCCAAAATCAACTCAA TTTTTGAAGTGCTTCATAAGAAGGTGTGGCGCGTTGAAGACAAACACTACGCACTGGAATTTTTAAGAGTAATATGGGGAAGAATTGCCAGAATGCCTAGGAGTGTAATTGATGAAATACTCAAAGGGCCACATATTTTGAAGGAAGATACATTAATAAAAGTCTACCCTTACCGAGTACTTTTTCATGCTGCTAAAGTGGGCAACACAAAGTTTATAGTTGAGCTCATTCGACTATATCCTGATCTAATATGGAAAACAGATGACAAAAGGAAAACAATATTTCACTTGGCGGTCAAGCGTCGTCATATTGAAATCTATAAGTTGCTATATGAAATTGGCGCTATGAAAGATTTAATTACACCTATAAAAGACATAAAGGATAATAACATGTTGCATATGGTCGCAAAGAGTTGTAAGCCAAACCGACTTCAAGATGTGCCTGGACCTGCTTTACAAATGCAACGGGAGTTATTATGGTTCAAG GAGATAGAGCAAATGATCGATCCCACCTGA